A window of Deltaproteobacteria bacterium genomic DNA:
GCACTTGCAAAGTCTATCGTACGGCTGATACTGCAACCCGTATTCGACCTCGGAGAGAGCATACAGCTCATTTGTCGCAATGACCGTTCGGTAACGGCATTCATTGGCGATTTAGCGCAGAATGATGTGGATGTAGTGCTCGCAGATGCTCCGGCTGGACCAGGTTCACCGGTGCGCGCGTACAGCCATCTACTCTGCGAGTGCGGCACGACCTTTTTTGCGGCGGCATCGCTTATAAAAAGTTTACGAGCTAAATTTCCCCGCTCGCTCGATGGCACACCGTTTTTGGTTCCTTCGACCGATTCAACATTACGCCGCTCGCTTAACGGATGGTTCGAGGCCCAAGACCTACGGCCGAAAATCATCGCACAACTAGACGACGCCGCTTTGGCAAATATATTTGGCGAGTCTGGGCTGGGCGTGTTTACTGCACCCGCGGTGATCGAAAAAGAAGTGCAGCATCGCTATCACGTACAGGTTGTTGGTCGCTCAGATAAGCTGCGACAGCGGATTTATGCTATCTCACTTAAGCGAAAGATTATTCATCCAGCAGTTGTTGCGATTTACGAAACCGCGCGAAATATCTTCATTACTTGAGTTGCGAATAGCGTTTCTTGGCAGTGCCGCGCTTTATAATGGTAGGTGGCGGTATAGGAGGTCGTGGCGTCTTGGTTTTTTCCGACCAAGAGGGGCTTATTGCGGGTATGTGCTCCTGTTTGATCGCATAGGCAATCGAACGAGTGACGCGATCGGTAGCCCGCGTAATGGCGGCGAAAACATCGGTATCAGTCTCTTGGACTTTTATACATCGCTGCAAGCCCACAGTGATCCGGCAGAGCTTCTCTTTACTATCGCGTTGTTCTTCTGACTTTAAAAGATGCACAGTCACGTGTTTGATGTACTCGCTATACCGGCTTAAAGCGAAGCCGAGTTGTAACTCAACGTGGGCCTGCAGAGCCTTTGTCACCTTGACGTTGCGCGCTTGAATATGAATCTTCACCACTTACTCCAATGCTCGTTATCGAGCCATTAAATTTTTTAGGTATGCGGCTATCGACTAGGTGCAAGCAATCTGTATATCAACTCCAATCTGTGGTGACTGTTTGTAGTTCGTTTGGCGATGCTCGCTTACCCTATCAAAGTAACCATCTGCAGGCACTGCGAATATAAGAAAATAAACGAGCTAAGCGTCGCAAATCTCGACGTGTAACACCCCATTTTTTTTGAACATAGCAGCATTAAAATTGAGCAACCCTTCAAAGTAGCGATTACCATTTTCATTACAACCATTGTCATTGGGTCATTGCTACTTTGAAGGTGCTCGATTAATGTTGAAGTGTAGTTTGAGGCTCGATTTTGTCGCTAAACCACTGACGCGCATCTGCAAAAGAGTCCTTGAGTTCACCGTAGGATTGCGAAAATTCGTTTTGCAATTCATCCCATGAGGACTCGGTGGCGTTCTGTGCTTGCTCAAGGCGCTGCTTCGTCGTGATCCATTTTTCGTGTACCGCCGCAAGCTTGATTTTGGCGTCGGCCTTTATCGCACCGCTTGTATTGTCCACCTTGGCAGAGAGTCGATCGAGCTCTGCTTGAATCTCATCGAGTTGCGCTTTGGTAGTGTCGATATACTCGTCTTTCTGTGCATAAGTATAATTCTTTGTCGCTTGAACCGCCTCAATAATTTGGGTTTTGGCTTCGTCGCGTTTGACCGCAGTGGTTTCACTTGTTTGTGACCCCGTCGTCGAATTCGCACCTGTTGAGGTGCAACTCATCGCGAAAGCTATGAGGGAAGGCGCCATTAAAATCAATACTGTGTGTTTCATTGCTTTACCTTTCATGCATCTTTTGGTTTCCTTTAGCTAATAGTCTTCAACTTGGAAGCTCGACGGATTTGTATGACTCGAATAATCACCATAGCGACTGCGGCCACAAGAAAAAGGTGTATAAAACCACTGATTGTAATAGAAGTTGCTAATCCGAGCGCCCAGAGAAGAATAAAAATGATTGCAATTGCCCATATCATGTTTTCACCTCTTTTGTTTTCATGGGTTAAGTTCTTGAATGCGCTCGAGAATTCATCCCAAGCATGCTCAACACCAACCTCTAAATTTTCCCATTTTTCGTGACCTGCGATTTTGAGCTCCTCCAGCCTACCTTGAGCAACTTGATACTTTTCTTTCAAGTTGTTGAGGTTTTGGCACAAGGCGGCCTTTTCATTGGTTCTGGCTTTTTCGGCTTTAACAACAAGCCCATCAAGCTTTTTGCCCCATTTTTTGAGTTGCGTTTCCCACTTGCCTACGTTTGCTTCGTTTGTAGTCATAAGAT
This region includes:
- the raiA gene encoding ribosome-associated translation inhibitor RaiA; amino-acid sequence: MKIHIQARNVKVTKALQAHVELQLGFALSRYSEYIKHVTVHLLKSEEQRDSKEKLCRITVGLQRCIKVQETDTDVFAAITRATDRVTRSIAYAIKQEHIPAISPSWSEKTKTPRPPIPPPTIIKRGTAKKRYSQLK
- a CDS encoding LysR family transcriptional regulator; this encodes MEWLNYHHLLYFWTVAKHGSIVAASKELRLAHPTISGQIHRLEEILDQKLFEKKGRNLVLTKEGRLVLRYAEEIFTLGRELMDTVKGRPTGRPLRLVVGVSDALAKSIVRLILQPVFDLGESIQLICRNDRSVTAFIGDLAQNDVDVVLADAPAGPGSPVRAYSHLLCECGTTFFAAASLIKSLRAKFPRSLDGTPFLVPSTDSTLRRSLNGWFEAQDLRPKIIAQLDDAALANIFGESGLGVFTAPAVIEKEVQHRYHVQVVGRSDKLRQRIYAISLKRKIIHPAVVAIYETARNIFIT
- a CDS encoding lmo0937 family membrane protein, with the protein product MIWAIAIIFILLWALGLATSITISGFIHLFLVAAVAMVIIRVIQIRRASKLKTIS